A single region of the Palaeococcus ferrophilus DSM 13482 genome encodes:
- the ileS gene encoding isoleucine--tRNA ligase — MIKEPEFREYTPGKLEEKIERFWKENDIQEKVKASRANGPNYYFLDGPPYVSGAIHLGTAWNKIIKDMVIRFRSMQGYNVRRQPGFDMHGLPIEVKVEQALGLKIKKDIETKIGVDNFIRKCKEFALNNLKVMTEQFKQLGVWMDWDNPYMTIKNEYIESGWFTLKRAWEKGLLEKDKRVLHWCPRCETALAEHEVRGEYKVRKDPSIYVKFPVEGKENEYLLIWTTTPWTLPANLAVAVHPEYEYAKVRVETEKGEEYWVIAKALVERVLNEVGVKGEIVETFKGEELEGIRYTHILMDEYPAQKEFREKYEWAHRVILGEHVTLGDGTGLVHTAPGHGEEDFEVGQRYGLPVYSPVDDEGRYTEGFWKGTYVKEADPEIIAHLTEKGYLVKAGEIEHKYPHCWRCKTPLIFRATDQWFLKVSKVKDRIIAENDEKVTWYPDWVKVRYDNGVMNSGDWVISRQRYWGIPLPIWQAEDGEIYVVGSFRELVEKSVALEINGERVELPKDYGEKLKVIEERLGPEDLHRPYVDAFIIEVNGKEMKRVKDVVDVWFDSGIASWASLDYPREEELFEKLWPADFIVEGEDQVTKWFYSQQAASVIAFDTVPYRHVAMHGYVLDEKGDKMSKSLGNIIRPEEVVQKEGRDPFRFYMLWATNPWENLRFSWKGLEQVKRMLNILWNVYVLSATYMSLDSFDPTKVKPEELPFREEDRWILSRVNSLIGEVTEGIETFRLTKATRAIYNFVVEDLSRWYVRLIRKRMWVEGDDPDKLAAYYTVWKVFDVLLRLMAPFTPYIAEEVYQNLIRPFTGVESVHMLDWPKADEGAIDEELEREMEYVRRIVEAGSSARQKARIKLRYPVRRIVVETEDKTVAKAVERLNRLLKDQLNAKEVTVGKVERELIVKPNFAKVGPEFKGDAKKVIAWISEHGRELYERGEMDVEIKDKTFHLTREHIAVEEKLPDFLVSEEFEGGRVFVDKTLTRELLAEGLAREFVRRIQEMRKRLDLDVNDRIRVTIETTNENVDLLRENLDYIMRETRAVEVRFEEAKGYVVEWPEVQAKIGIERV; from the coding sequence ATGATTAAAGAACCAGAGTTTAGAGAATACACCCCGGGTAAGCTTGAAGAGAAAATAGAGCGCTTTTGGAAGGAAAACGACATCCAGGAGAAGGTAAAGGCCAGCAGGGCCAACGGACCGAACTACTACTTCCTCGACGGGCCACCCTATGTGAGCGGCGCCATACACCTCGGAACCGCGTGGAACAAGATCATCAAGGACATGGTGATAAGGTTCAGGAGCATGCAGGGCTACAACGTGAGAAGGCAACCTGGATTCGACATGCACGGCCTCCCGATAGAGGTGAAGGTCGAGCAGGCCCTCGGACTCAAGATAAAGAAGGACATTGAGACCAAGATAGGCGTTGACAACTTCATAAGGAAATGTAAGGAGTTCGCCCTCAACAACCTCAAGGTCATGACCGAGCAGTTCAAGCAGCTCGGCGTCTGGATGGACTGGGACAACCCCTACATGACGATAAAGAACGAGTACATAGAATCCGGCTGGTTCACGCTCAAGAGGGCCTGGGAGAAGGGCCTCCTCGAGAAGGACAAGCGCGTTCTCCACTGGTGCCCGCGCTGTGAGACCGCTTTAGCTGAGCACGAGGTTCGCGGCGAGTACAAGGTAAGGAAGGACCCGAGCATATACGTCAAGTTCCCGGTCGAGGGCAAGGAGAACGAGTACCTGCTCATCTGGACGACCACGCCCTGGACGCTTCCAGCTAACTTAGCGGTTGCCGTTCACCCGGAGTACGAGTACGCGAAGGTTAGAGTTGAGACCGAGAAGGGTGAGGAGTACTGGGTAATAGCGAAGGCCCTCGTGGAGAGGGTTCTTAACGAGGTCGGCGTCAAGGGTGAAATCGTCGAGACGTTCAAGGGCGAGGAGCTCGAGGGGATAAGATACACCCACATCCTCATGGACGAGTACCCGGCGCAGAAGGAGTTCCGCGAGAAGTACGAGTGGGCCCACAGGGTTATCCTCGGCGAGCACGTCACCCTCGGGGACGGTACTGGACTGGTTCACACCGCTCCGGGCCACGGTGAGGAGGACTTCGAGGTCGGCCAGCGCTACGGTTTGCCCGTTTACAGCCCCGTGGATGATGAGGGGCGCTACACGGAGGGCTTCTGGAAGGGAACCTACGTCAAAGAGGCTGACCCCGAGATAATAGCGCACCTCACCGAGAAGGGCTACCTCGTGAAGGCCGGCGAGATAGAACACAAGTACCCGCACTGCTGGCGCTGTAAGACCCCGCTGATATTCCGCGCCACCGACCAGTGGTTCCTCAAGGTGAGCAAGGTCAAGGACAGAATCATAGCCGAGAACGACGAGAAGGTCACGTGGTATCCGGACTGGGTGAAAGTTAGGTATGACAACGGCGTCATGAACTCCGGCGACTGGGTCATAAGCAGGCAGCGCTACTGGGGTATCCCTCTCCCGATATGGCAGGCAGAGGATGGCGAGATATACGTCGTCGGCTCCTTCAGGGAGCTCGTCGAGAAGAGTGTTGCCCTCGAGATAAACGGCGAGCGGGTTGAACTCCCGAAGGATTACGGGGAGAAGCTTAAGGTGATAGAGGAGAGGCTCGGCCCGGAAGACCTCCACAGACCCTACGTCGATGCGTTCATCATAGAGGTCAATGGCAAGGAGATGAAGCGCGTTAAGGACGTCGTGGATGTGTGGTTCGACAGCGGAATAGCGAGCTGGGCCTCCCTTGACTACCCTAGGGAGGAGGAGCTCTTCGAGAAGCTCTGGCCCGCTGATTTCATAGTCGAGGGTGAGGACCAGGTCACCAAGTGGTTCTACTCCCAGCAGGCGGCTTCGGTTATAGCCTTCGACACCGTTCCCTACAGGCACGTCGCCATGCACGGCTACGTCCTGGATGAGAAGGGCGACAAGATGAGCAAGAGCCTCGGCAACATCATAAGGCCGGAAGAGGTCGTCCAGAAGGAGGGGAGGGACCCCTTCAGGTTCTACATGCTCTGGGCGACGAACCCGTGGGAGAACCTCCGCTTCAGCTGGAAGGGCCTTGAGCAGGTCAAGCGCATGTTGAACATACTCTGGAACGTTTACGTGCTTTCAGCCACCTACATGAGCCTCGACAGCTTCGACCCGACCAAGGTCAAGCCGGAGGAGCTTCCCTTCCGCGAAGAGGACAGGTGGATACTCAGCAGGGTTAACAGCCTCATAGGAGAGGTAACTGAGGGAATAGAGACCTTCAGGCTCACCAAGGCCACGAGGGCAATCTACAACTTCGTGGTTGAAGACCTGAGCAGGTGGTACGTGAGGCTCATCAGGAAGCGCATGTGGGTCGAGGGCGACGACCCGGACAAGTTGGCGGCCTACTACACCGTCTGGAAGGTCTTCGACGTCCTGCTGAGGCTCATGGCACCGTTCACGCCCTACATCGCCGAGGAGGTATACCAGAACCTCATAAGGCCCTTCACCGGCGTTGAGAGCGTCCACATGCTCGACTGGCCGAAGGCGGACGAGGGAGCCATAGATGAAGAGCTCGAGCGCGAGATGGAGTACGTCAGGAGGATAGTCGAGGCCGGTTCAAGCGCGAGACAGAAAGCCAGGATAAAGCTCCGCTACCCGGTGAGGAGGATAGTCGTCGAGACAGAGGACAAAACTGTTGCAAAGGCCGTCGAGAGGCTGAACAGGCTCCTCAAGGACCAGCTCAACGCCAAGGAAGTTACCGTTGGCAAAGTCGAGCGCGAGCTTATCGTAAAGCCGAACTTCGCCAAAGTCGGCCCTGAGTTCAAGGGCGACGCCAAGAAGGTCATAGCCTGGATAAGCGAGCACGGCAGGGAGCTCTACGAGAGGGGTGAGATGGACGTAGAAATAAAGGATAAGACCTTCCACCTCACGAGGGAGCACATAGCCGTTGAGGAGAAGCTCCCGGACTTCCTTGTTAGCGAAGAGTTCGAGGGCGGAAGGGTCTTCGTGGACAAGACCTTAACGAGAGAGCTCCTCGCCGAGGGACTTGCGAGGGAGTTCGTAAGAAGGATACAGGAGATGCGCAAGAGGCTCGACCTCGATGTCAACGACCGCATTAGGGTCACCATAGAGACAACCAACGAGAACGTTGACCTCTTAAGGGAGAACCTGGACTACATAATGCGTGAAACGAGGGCAGTGGAGGTTCGCTTTGAAGAAGCGAAGGGCTACGTCGTGGAATGGCCAGAGGTTCAGGCAAAGATAGGGATTGAGAGGGTTTAA
- the tnpA gene encoding IS200/IS605 family transposase, with protein sequence MKYKLDKGAHSVYSLYYHLILVVKYRRKVFTNDKIIDFLKQKIHEISETHEVEVLAIETDQDHVHILFKAKPTLNIPKYINALKTITSREIRRNFPEVKEKLWRNTFWSPSYFLATSGQVTLDVLKAYVESQGEKS encoded by the coding sequence ATGAAATACAAACTCGACAAGGGAGCACATTCAGTCTATTCGCTCTACTACCACCTCATTTTAGTCGTAAAATACCGCAGAAAAGTTTTCACCAACGATAAGATAATAGACTTTCTCAAACAGAAAATCCACGAAATATCAGAGACCCACGAGGTAGAAGTCCTCGCCATCGAGACAGACCAAGACCACGTTCACATCCTCTTCAAGGCAAAACCCACCCTCAACATACCAAAATACATCAACGCCCTAAAGACAATCACGTCAAGGGAAATACGCAGGAACTTCCCAGAAGTGAAGGAAAAACTCTGGAGAAACACCTTCTGGTCGCCCTCATACTTCCTCGCAACCTCTGGGCAGGTAACCCTCGACGTTCTCAAAGCCTACGTTGAGAGCCAAGGTGAGAAGAGTTGA
- a CDS encoding universal stress protein: protein MFEKILFPTDFSEVSLLALRECVPKLFNLGARKLYLVHIVDITATDIEALELMKVDEEELNKLAEEMHERGIDAEAIVKLGIPSIEIADMARELNVDLIVSPSKGENIVRQMFLGSTASNLVRATKKPVLLIKYEWDEEGKKIECTTDCSSIFKKPLIALDFSKCSLKVMAAVKKFEELVEKGILLHVVDYGGVEELEENTEKAKANLERYGAIVRFPTEKRVGFGVASQEILGIGIAERASLIVLGKKGRSILKDLLVGSTAERIVRDSKIPVLLVPCEL, encoded by the coding sequence ATGTTCGAAAAGATTCTCTTCCCCACGGATTTTTCGGAGGTTTCTCTCCTAGCCCTGAGGGAGTGCGTGCCAAAGCTCTTCAACCTCGGAGCCAGGAAGCTTTACCTCGTCCACATCGTGGACATAACGGCAACGGATATCGAGGCCCTGGAGCTCATGAAGGTGGACGAGGAGGAACTTAACAAACTTGCGGAGGAAATGCACGAGAGGGGTATAGATGCCGAAGCAATAGTCAAGCTGGGAATCCCCTCCATAGAGATAGCTGACATGGCCCGCGAGCTCAACGTTGACCTCATAGTTTCACCCTCGAAGGGAGAGAACATCGTGCGCCAGATGTTCCTGGGCAGCACCGCCTCAAACCTCGTGAGGGCCACCAAGAAACCGGTTCTCCTCATAAAGTACGAGTGGGACGAGGAGGGCAAGAAGATTGAGTGCACAACGGACTGCTCTTCAATCTTCAAAAAACCGCTCATAGCTCTAGATTTCTCAAAGTGCTCCCTGAAGGTCATGGCGGCGGTCAAGAAGTTTGAGGAGCTTGTTGAGAAGGGCATACTCCTTCACGTCGTGGACTACGGGGGTGTGGAGGAACTGGAGGAGAACACGGAAAAGGCCAAGGCAAACCTGGAGAGATACGGGGCCATAGTGAGGTTCCCCACGGAGAAGAGGGTGGGCTTTGGCGTTGCGTCCCAGGAGATACTCGGGATCGGCATAGCGGAGAGGGCGTCCCTCATAGTCCTCGGCAAGAAGGGAAGGAGCATCCTAAAGGACCTTCTCGTTGGAAGCACGGCGGAAAGAATTGTGAGGGACTCAAAGATTCCCGTACTCCTCGTTCCGTGCGAGCTGTGA
- a CDS encoding helix-turn-helix transcriptional regulator, which produces MWRRMNGEELIKSLASSAHRREILFSLMDSPKPLRDLQSIVNASPSVLAHALSYLEEENLVEREKGTRSWRLTNTGLIAAKVLKSAMEAFHVLEKFEDFWLEHEVSWLDDELIFHLGKLKNTELFAYDGINYPHVKYVDEIRNARWLKGVSGMVLKDYMDVYPELVEKGVEIELILSEEVLDYVRGLLRESFGVTLGEYLDAHPNVRVFKLDFKPSVAFTVTDTYFSLGCFTVEGIYDLNTDIMGWDEDSVSFGLMLFERYRSRAKEVRE; this is translated from the coding sequence GTGTGGAGGCGCATGAACGGTGAGGAACTCATCAAATCCCTTGCGAGCTCGGCGCACAGGAGAGAAATACTGTTTTCGCTGATGGACTCCCCCAAACCACTGCGCGACCTTCAGAGCATCGTTAACGCTTCCCCCTCCGTCCTGGCCCACGCCCTCTCCTATCTGGAGGAGGAGAACCTCGTGGAGAGGGAGAAGGGCACGAGGAGCTGGAGGCTAACCAACACGGGGCTCATTGCGGCGAAGGTTCTAAAGAGTGCGATGGAGGCTTTCCACGTTCTGGAGAAGTTTGAGGACTTCTGGCTGGAGCACGAGGTGAGCTGGCTTGACGATGAGCTTATCTTCCACCTCGGGAAGCTTAAAAACACCGAGCTCTTCGCCTACGACGGCATAAACTACCCCCACGTTAAATACGTTGATGAGATAAGGAACGCCAGGTGGCTCAAAGGCGTCTCGGGGATGGTTCTCAAGGACTACATGGACGTTTACCCTGAGCTCGTAGAGAAGGGCGTGGAAATCGAGCTCATCCTCTCGGAGGAGGTTCTGGACTACGTGAGGGGGCTTCTGAGGGAGTCCTTCGGGGTGACCCTCGGGGAGTACCTCGATGCCCACCCCAACGTGAGGGTCTTTAAGCTCGACTTCAAACCCTCTGTGGCGTTCACCGTAACGGACACTTACTTTTCCCTAGGCTGCTTCACTGTGGAGGGCATCTATGACCTTAACACGGACATCATGGGGTGGGACGAGGATTCCGTGAGCTTCGGTCTCATGCTCTTCGAGCGCTACCGCTCCAGAGCGAAGGAGGTTCGCGAGTGA
- a CDS encoding metallophosphoesterase family protein encodes MKRLIVLLIIGIVLLGSGCTSKDTTTTPSTTAPPTTIATTTTSPSSTTPTTTTTTTTTTPTKTYAPIDFKTAKTGEILSNWYDLFDSSVIYASPELVELARHYFPDSEIRPINEFQSGIAILSPKDGRALLRGKPMLVTVDSYFGYVSYRTGYKYFGENVGMMVVYKEDGMDRLIFTGNGPSGIGAALEYAMELKEGRSVNPMFVAKRGDFRGIMVKVIGDNDWDGVKDEGEFWTLKDFAYEEPVQFYWRVVDGTNVTVSGGFIRMVNGSTVYIRALGFDVSVDVDEPGKPITYVVENTNPDVLELPDGAERGDTWVRFTSTDDFELKAKPIGDYRILAFGDHRPGGGTAPPKPFLKIVEALKNESGLFIIDGGDLVYSGRMNEWAALMKVWDFNRPIFLASGNHEYQGEGKAIYHKLFGPTDYSFALGRFYYIFVDNTESGYRLSSAQWAWLEEELKRASELGLRPVVVMHAPPFDPRPGEHHAMRDADGERLMSLMKTYNAFGIFSHIHMFWFGKKDGVEVLVTGGGGAPLYVPEEEGGYYHYVRLDMLANGTVRVEPVRVG; translated from the coding sequence ATGAAAAGGCTCATCGTGCTTTTGATTATCGGGATTGTTCTGCTTGGAAGCGGATGCACATCCAAGGATACCACCACAACGCCCTCAACTACAGCACCGCCCACCACCATAGCGACCACAACCACGAGCCCATCTTCAACTACCCCAACCACAACAACTACCACAACGACAACCACTCCAACCAAGACCTACGCCCCAATAGACTTCAAGACCGCCAAGACTGGGGAGATACTCTCCAACTGGTACGATCTCTTCGATTCAAGCGTGATATACGCCAGCCCCGAGCTGGTTGAGCTGGCAAGGCACTACTTCCCCGATTCGGAGATAAGGCCTATAAACGAGTTCCAGAGCGGAATAGCGATTCTAAGCCCAAAAGACGGAAGGGCCCTCCTGCGCGGCAAGCCCATGCTCGTAACCGTTGACAGCTACTTCGGCTACGTCTCCTACCGCACTGGATACAAGTACTTCGGGGAGAACGTGGGCATGATGGTGGTCTACAAGGAGGACGGCATGGACAGGCTGATCTTCACGGGCAATGGCCCATCTGGCATCGGCGCGGCGCTTGAGTACGCGATGGAGCTTAAGGAAGGGAGAAGCGTGAACCCCATGTTCGTGGCGAAGCGCGGGGACTTCAGGGGGATAATGGTGAAGGTCATAGGGGACAACGACTGGGACGGCGTGAAGGACGAGGGCGAATTCTGGACGCTTAAGGACTTCGCCTACGAGGAGCCCGTCCAGTTCTACTGGCGCGTGGTTGATGGAACCAACGTGACAGTGAGCGGCGGCTTCATAAGGATGGTGAACGGCTCAACAGTCTACATCCGCGCCCTCGGTTTTGACGTGAGCGTTGACGTGGACGAGCCCGGGAAGCCCATAACATACGTGGTGGAGAACACCAACCCCGATGTGCTTGAACTACCAGATGGTGCCGAGAGGGGAGACACCTGGGTGCGGTTTACATCTACGGACGATTTTGAGCTCAAGGCAAAGCCCATTGGCGATTACAGGATACTGGCCTTCGGAGACCACAGACCCGGTGGCGGAACCGCACCTCCGAAGCCGTTCCTCAAAATAGTCGAGGCCCTCAAGAACGAGAGCGGGCTCTTCATAATAGACGGCGGAGACCTCGTCTACTCCGGAAGGATGAACGAGTGGGCGGCGCTCATGAAGGTCTGGGACTTCAATAGGCCGATTTTCCTGGCATCAGGCAACCACGAGTACCAGGGGGAGGGCAAGGCCATCTACCACAAGCTCTTCGGGCCCACGGACTACTCCTTCGCCCTCGGGAGGTTCTACTACATATTCGTTGACAACACGGAGAGCGGCTATCGCCTCTCAAGCGCCCAGTGGGCGTGGCTCGAGGAGGAGCTCAAGAGGGCAAGCGAACTTGGCCTCAGGCCCGTTGTGGTGATGCACGCCCCGCCCTTTGACCCGAGACCCGGGGAGCACCATGCCATGCGCGATGCCGACGGTGAGAGGCTAATGAGCCTAATGAAAACCTACAACGCCTTCGGAATCTTCAGCCACATCCACATGTTCTGGTTCGGGAAAAAGGACGGTGTTGAGGTGCTGGTTACCGGGGGAGGAGGCGCTCCCCTCTACGTGCCCGAGGAGGAAGGAGGCTACTACCACTACGTCCGCCTCGACATGCTGGCCAACGGGACGGTTAGGGTGGAGCCAGTTAGGGTTGGCTGA
- a CDS encoding cupin domain-containing protein, whose product MYANHYLDVEEKEVTLEGVENTTIRWLISPKVGAKNFAMRYFVIKKGGTIPIHQHDWEHEIFVVKGEGYLTTDGKNLIKAVPGSFFYVPPNEPHGYINEDSETFEFLCIIPAKKEAIPESEWGE is encoded by the coding sequence ATGTACGCGAACCACTACCTCGATGTTGAGGAGAAGGAGGTCACCCTCGAGGGCGTCGAGAACACCACCATCAGGTGGCTGATAAGCCCCAAGGTCGGAGCGAAGAACTTCGCCATGCGCTATTTCGTCATAAAGAAGGGCGGAACGATTCCCATACACCAGCACGACTGGGAGCACGAGATATTCGTCGTCAAGGGCGAGGGCTACCTCACCACGGACGGCAAGAACCTCATAAAAGCCGTTCCGGGAAGCTTCTTCTACGTGCCTCCAAACGAGCCCCACGGCTATATAAACGAGGATTCTGAGACCTTCGAGTTCCTATGCATAATCCCCGCCAAGAAGGAGGCCATTCCCGAGAGCGAGTGGGGTGAGTAA
- a CDS encoding Lrp/AsnC family transcriptional regulator gives MPGVDEVDRKLLRELRKNGRITLTELGHKLGLSPASVRSRLGKLERLGAVKGYTTIVDPAFLDEFVQAIIEVEVISEANLDGILIELAKREEVLAIYRKTGEYQLMIRASFKSPAELKKFVEELSYRHLRANMRRYRVSVVLDEIKENGVLMKAERKGRRGRRR, from the coding sequence ATGCCCGGCGTTGATGAGGTTGATAGGAAACTTCTGAGGGAGCTCCGGAAGAACGGGCGAATCACCCTGACGGAGTTAGGCCACAAACTCGGGCTAAGCCCCGCCAGCGTCAGGAGCAGGCTCGGCAAGCTCGAGCGCCTCGGGGCCGTGAAGGGCTACACCACGATAGTTGACCCGGCCTTTCTCGACGAGTTCGTGCAGGCCATAATAGAGGTTGAGGTCATAAGCGAGGCCAACCTCGACGGCATACTCATCGAGTTGGCGAAGAGGGAGGAGGTTCTCGCGATATACCGGAAGACTGGAGAGTACCAGCTCATGATAAGGGCGAGCTTCAAAAGCCCCGCGGAGCTCAAGAAGTTCGTTGAAGAGCTTTCCTACCGCCATTTGAGGGCTAACATGCGCCGCTACCGCGTTTCTGTGGTTCTGGACGAGATAAAGGAGAACGGCGTGCTTATGAAGGCCGAGAGGAAGGGCCGCAGGGGAAGGCGCCGCTGA
- the purC gene encoding phosphoribosylaminoimidazolesuccinocarboxamide synthase: MEVYEGKAKKVIPLDGNKAIMEFKDDATAFNGEKKAQFGGKGTLNAKISAHLFKLLEGKGIKTHFIGIAGDNRLIVEKLDMYPLEVVVRNVVAGSLKKRLPLGEGTELPEPIVELYYKDDALGDPMINHHHAKILGVSPEELDEMERIALSVNEVLREYFNERGIILVDFKLEFGKNARGEIVLADEISPDTCRFWDAETKESLDKDVFRFEKGDLVSAYEELYRRLAG, from the coding sequence ATGGAGGTCTACGAAGGGAAGGCAAAGAAGGTAATCCCCCTCGACGGCAACAAAGCCATCATGGAGTTTAAGGACGATGCAACGGCTTTTAACGGTGAGAAAAAGGCCCAGTTTGGTGGAAAGGGCACTCTCAACGCCAAGATAAGCGCCCACCTCTTCAAGCTCCTCGAAGGGAAAGGGATAAAGACCCACTTCATAGGTATCGCTGGCGACAACAGGCTCATAGTTGAAAAGCTCGATATGTACCCGCTCGAGGTCGTCGTCAGAAACGTCGTCGCCGGAAGTTTGAAGAAGCGCCTCCCCCTCGGGGAGGGCACGGAGCTTCCCGAGCCCATAGTGGAGCTCTACTACAAGGACGACGCCCTTGGCGACCCCATGATCAACCACCACCACGCCAAAATCCTCGGCGTAAGCCCCGAGGAACTGGATGAGATGGAGCGCATAGCCCTGAGTGTGAACGAGGTTCTCAGGGAGTACTTCAACGAGAGGGGCATAATCCTGGTGGACTTTAAGCTGGAGTTCGGGAAGAACGCGAGGGGTGAGATAGTCCTGGCGGACGAGATAAGTCCCGACACCTGCCGCTTCTGGGACGCCGAAACCAAGGAGAGCCTCGACAAGGACGTCTTCCGCTTTGAGAAGGGGGACCTTGTCAGCGCCTACGAGGAGCTTTACAGGAGGCTCGCGGGGTAA
- the purF gene encoding amidophosphoribosyltransferase — MREKCGVFAAKTENAPRKAYYALIALQHRGQESAGISAWRGKIRTLKGPGLVPEALEGDGIRRLKSDIAIGHVRYSTFGGAHHAQPLEVECCGRRAALAHNGTLTNYLPLRRTYEREYKFRTPVDTELLGVSFLHHLRETGDEFEAMAEVFREVKGAYSVAFLFDGKILVARDPVGFRPLSYGIGDGHYFASEDSALGMFVDEVRDVKPGEVFLVGEEVESRILARERHHGCVFEYIYFARPDSTIDGVNVYRARMRMGMELARESPADGDVVIAVPDSGRAAALGFSRESGIPYSEGLIKNRYIGRTFITPGQFYRELKVRLKLSPVREVIKGQRIVLVDDSIVRGTTMRRIVNMLRKAGAREVHVRVASPPIRHPCYMGIDIPTRHELIAAWRNVEEIRRSIGADSLAYLSVEGLVKAVGRESLCLACLTGEYPEWAFDFRV, encoded by the coding sequence ATGAGGGAAAAGTGCGGAGTCTTCGCGGCAAAAACCGAAAACGCTCCGAGAAAAGCGTACTACGCGCTCATTGCCCTTCAACATCGCGGTCAGGAGAGTGCTGGAATAAGCGCGTGGCGCGGTAAAATAAGGACTCTCAAGGGACCCGGCCTCGTTCCCGAGGCCCTTGAGGGGGATGGAATAAGGAGGCTCAAATCAGACATCGCCATAGGGCACGTCCGCTACTCTACATTCGGGGGGGCGCACCACGCCCAGCCTCTCGAGGTGGAGTGCTGTGGAAGGAGAGCGGCCCTGGCCCATAACGGAACGCTCACCAACTACCTACCCCTTAGGAGAACCTACGAGAGGGAGTATAAGTTCAGAACGCCTGTGGATACCGAGCTCCTCGGGGTCTCCTTCCTCCACCATCTGAGGGAAACAGGGGACGAGTTCGAGGCCATGGCGGAAGTTTTTCGGGAGGTTAAGGGCGCCTACTCCGTCGCTTTTCTCTTCGATGGGAAGATACTCGTAGCGAGAGACCCCGTGGGCTTCAGACCTCTGAGCTACGGCATCGGAGATGGCCACTACTTCGCCTCGGAGGACTCCGCGCTGGGGATGTTCGTGGACGAGGTGAGGGACGTTAAACCGGGAGAGGTCTTTCTGGTGGGGGAAGAGGTCGAGAGCCGCATACTCGCGAGGGAGAGGCACCACGGCTGCGTCTTCGAGTACATATACTTCGCCCGGCCCGACAGCACAATTGATGGGGTGAACGTCTATCGGGCGAGGATGAGGATGGGAATGGAGCTCGCCAGGGAGAGCCCCGCCGACGGGGACGTTGTGATAGCCGTTCCAGATTCTGGAAGGGCGGCCGCGCTGGGCTTTTCCCGGGAGAGTGGAATCCCCTACTCGGAGGGCCTCATAAAGAACCGCTACATAGGGCGGACCTTCATAACTCCCGGTCAGTTTTACCGCGAGCTCAAGGTGAGACTCAAGCTCTCGCCCGTTCGAGAGGTCATCAAGGGGCAGAGGATAGTCCTCGTGGACGATTCGATAGTCAGGGGGACCACGATGAGGCGCATAGTGAACATGCTCAGAAAGGCCGGGGCGAGGGAGGTGCACGTGAGGGTTGCCTCGCCGCCGATAAGGCACCCCTGCTACATGGGCATTGACATCCCCACGAGGCACGAGCTCATAGCGGCGTGGAGGAACGTGGAGGAGATAAGGAGGAGCATAGGGGCGGACAGTTTGGCCTACCTGAGCGTTGAGGGCCTTGTGAAGGCCGTGGGCAGGGAAAGCCTGTGTCTCGCCTGCCTCACGGGCGAATACCCCGAGTGGGCCTTCGACTTCCGCGTTTAG